The Candidatus Polarisedimenticolaceae bacterium genome contains a region encoding:
- a CDS encoding ChaN family lipoprotein, with protein sequence MTALGTAAARRLVGRQRSAAERLRRELARADGTLDHSYFRAFRRDTGRVAEPIPLEAIFGAAAESDLVYLGDFHAVRASQSFALRVLTALARGARANVLGIEFVYTRQQRLLDLRQRGDLDEAAFLRRIHYEEEWGWPWEGYRELLDGARALGVPVVALDRAPRGGVDRIASRDDHAARRIVASLLERPGHRMLVFFGESHLAGRHLPRRVREHAGRNGIALRDIRVFQDPDRAYWSFVSAGEPVPDAVAFGEGGYGVFHTAPLAKYESYRQILDRWKGDLPGDEDVDLTPAVHHLIDVLRGWLGLSRSAKLRHRAGWEEELSDAYPEVYGGGEALRLLGPILREHGRSDEEVGEARERLAERGVFYESRSNTMFIERYAPGRTAGEVARFLRTALTGRLFQEPELSEADPVDRAYGAAYNEALAYLGARLVDPGSDVVTRDERRVLAGAAAGGVDEARVRLAWIESHRRFEESGANLPPATLTAPLRASRALRRTLARDLGHRLGQSWFAAVAGGRLRTAALRRIFSAPLDPPRARGVVVRWLRRLRGNR encoded by the coding sequence TTGACCGCCTTGGGCACCGCGGCGGCGCGGCGGCTCGTCGGCAGACAGCGGTCGGCGGCGGAGCGGCTCCGCCGCGAGCTCGCCCGCGCCGACGGGACGCTCGACCACTCCTACTTCCGCGCCTTCCGCCGGGACACCGGTCGCGTCGCCGAGCCCATCCCCCTCGAGGCGATCTTCGGCGCCGCCGCGGAGTCCGACCTCGTCTACCTGGGGGACTTCCATGCCGTCCGAGCGTCGCAGTCCTTCGCGCTCCGCGTCCTGACCGCCCTCGCCCGCGGTGCGCGGGCGAACGTCCTGGGCATTGAATTCGTCTACACCCGGCAGCAACGATTGCTCGACCTGCGCCAGCGCGGAGATCTCGACGAAGCGGCCTTCCTCCGGCGCATTCACTACGAGGAGGAATGGGGCTGGCCCTGGGAGGGCTACCGCGAGCTTCTCGACGGCGCCCGGGCGCTCGGCGTGCCCGTGGTCGCGCTGGATCGCGCACCGCGCGGAGGCGTCGATCGGATCGCCTCCCGCGACGACCACGCGGCGCGACGCATCGTCGCCTCGCTCCTCGAGCGGCCGGGCCATCGCATGCTGGTGTTTTTCGGCGAGAGCCACCTCGCAGGCAGGCACCTGCCGCGCCGCGTGCGCGAGCACGCGGGACGAAACGGAATCGCGCTGCGCGACATCCGGGTCTTCCAGGATCCGGATCGCGCGTACTGGTCTTTCGTGTCGGCGGGAGAACCCGTTCCGGATGCGGTCGCCTTCGGCGAAGGGGGCTACGGCGTCTTTCATACGGCGCCCCTGGCGAAGTACGAGTCGTACCGTCAGATCCTCGACCGCTGGAAGGGGGACCTGCCCGGCGACGAGGACGTGGATCTCACCCCGGCGGTCCACCACCTGATCGACGTGCTGCGCGGCTGGCTCGGGCTCAGCCGCTCCGCCAAGCTTCGCCACCGGGCCGGTTGGGAGGAGGAACTCTCCGACGCCTACCCCGAGGTGTACGGCGGAGGAGAGGCGTTGCGCCTGCTCGGTCCGATCCTCCGGGAGCACGGCCGCTCCGACGAGGAGGTGGGCGAGGCGCGGGAGCGGCTCGCCGAGCGCGGCGTCTTCTACGAGTCCCGCTCGAACACGATGTTCATCGAGCGATATGCCCCGGGGCGGACGGCCGGCGAGGTCGCGCGGTTCCTTCGAACCGCGCTCACCGGGCGGCTGTTTCAGGAACCGGAGCTCTCGGAGGCCGACCCCGTCGATCGCGCGTACGGTGCCGCCTACAACGAGGCGCTGGCCTACCTCGGCGCCCGGCTGGTCGATCCCGGCAGCGACGTGGTGACCCGGGACGAGCGGCGCGTGCTCGCGGGTGCGGCGGCCGGGGGCGTCGACGAGGCGCGCGTCCGCCTCGCCTGGATCGAGTCCCACCGCCGGTTCGAGGAATCGGGTGCGAACCTGCCGCCGGCGACGCTCACCGCTCCCCTGCGGGCCTCGCGGGCGCTCCGCCGCACGCTGGCACGCGACCTCGGGCACCGGCTCGGTCAGTCGTGGTTTGCGGCGGTCGCCGGAGGGCGCCTGCGCACCGCCGCGCTGCGCCGCATCTTCTCCGCGCCTCTGGATCCGCCCCGCGCCCGCGGCGTGGTCGTGCGCTGGCTGCGTCGGCTTCGCGGCAACCGCTGA
- a CDS encoding S8 family peptidase, whose protein sequence is MTKTRRIRTLILAVPFLLGSLTAIAAAPRNSKISDDLATALSSGAEQRVIVSYAEGLDAKAVDGLARRASRSHRRLDAGRALAATYAAAEIEALAADPRVVRISPDRTIAGSSDVDPGVESTGAIEAFRVLGLTGKGVTVAVVDSGISLVAGLERSRIVAAIDFTDAGARDADGRGHGTHVASLIASSGRNGSMRGVAPDASLVSLRALDGNGLGFASDVIAAIDWAIENRRRFGIGVINLSLGYPPAESWRTDPVSQAVTRAWKSGLLVVASAGNRGRDGFRTINVPGNNPFALTVGAMNDKDTVVRTDDLLTSYSSRGPSYGDNVLKPDVMAPGNRLLGALAPGCSLAAMFPERVVAPGRIELSGTSQATGVVSGLAALLLERNPALTNDQIKAVLMKTAEPVAGETAFATGSGYVNLAKALSLSQGLTSTRFSTASPVVVRNPEGGFGLASSVVPPRYSTAIFGDGALRALASSSTTVLRDLAHADTAVWTDTVLWDLWAKESTAVWADTALWGDTALWDNTAVWADTVLWDVIGSEQTAVWADTVLWDLKLLAEETALWGDTAVWTDTALWDNTAVWTDTALWDNTAVWTDTALWGDTAVWTDTALWGDTAVWTETALWGDTAVWTDTVLWD, encoded by the coding sequence ATGACGAAGACCCGCCGAATCCGGACCCTGATCCTGGCGGTCCCATTCCTGCTGGGTTCGCTGACCGCGATCGCCGCGGCGCCGCGCAACTCCAAGATCTCAGACGATCTCGCCACGGCGCTGTCGAGCGGTGCCGAGCAGAGGGTGATCGTCTCCTACGCCGAAGGGCTCGACGCGAAGGCGGTCGACGGACTCGCCCGCCGCGCGAGCCGCAGCCACCGTCGACTCGATGCGGGGCGCGCGCTCGCCGCGACGTACGCCGCCGCGGAGATCGAGGCGCTGGCGGCCGACCCGCGAGTCGTCCGGATCTCCCCCGACCGGACCATCGCCGGCTCGAGCGACGTCGACCCGGGAGTCGAGTCGACGGGTGCGATCGAGGCCTTCCGCGTGCTCGGGCTGACCGGCAAAGGCGTGACCGTGGCGGTCGTGGATTCCGGCATCAGCCTCGTCGCCGGGCTCGAGCGGTCGAGGATCGTCGCCGCGATCGACTTCACCGACGCCGGTGCGCGGGACGCGGACGGACGCGGGCACGGCACGCACGTGGCGAGCCTCATCGCGAGCTCGGGCCGCAATGGATCGATGCGCGGCGTCGCTCCCGACGCGTCGCTCGTCTCGCTCCGGGCGCTCGACGGCAACGGCCTCGGTTTCGCGAGCGACGTGATCGCCGCGATCGACTGGGCGATCGAGAACCGCCGCCGTTTCGGGATCGGCGTGATCAATCTCTCGCTCGGCTACCCCCCCGCCGAGTCGTGGCGCACCGACCCGGTCTCGCAGGCCGTCACCCGCGCTTGGAAATCGGGCCTTCTGGTCGTCGCCTCCGCCGGCAACCGCGGCCGCGACGGCTTCCGGACGATCAACGTCCCCGGCAACAACCCCTTCGCCCTCACGGTCGGGGCGATGAACGACAAGGACACGGTCGTTCGCACCGACGACCTGCTCACCAGTTACTCCAGCCGCGGTCCCTCGTACGGCGACAACGTCCTGAAGCCTGACGTGATGGCGCCGGGCAACCGACTCCTCGGCGCCCTCGCCCCCGGCTGCTCGTTGGCCGCGATGTTCCCCGAGCGCGTCGTCGCTCCGGGTCGGATCGAGTTGTCCGGGACGAGCCAGGCCACCGGCGTCGTGTCGGGTCTCGCGGCGCTCCTGCTGGAGCGGAATCCGGCGCTGACCAACGACCAGATCAAGGCCGTCTTGATGAAGACCGCCGAGCCGGTGGCCGGCGAGACCGCCTTCGCCACCGGATCCGGATACGTCAACCTCGCCAAGGCCCTCTCTCTCTCGCAGGGGCTAACCTCCACCCGCTTCTCGACCGCCTCCCCCGTCGTCGTCCGCAATCCGGAAGGGGGATTCGGTCTGGCCTCGTCGGTCGTGCCGCCGCGGTACTCCACCGCGATCTTCGGCGACGGGGCGCTGCGCGCGCTTGCTTCCTCCTCCACGACGGTCCTCCGCGACCTGGCCCACGCCGACACCGCCGTTTGGACCGACACGGTCCTGTGGGATCTCTGGGCCAAGGAGTCGACCGCGGTCTGGGCCGACACCGCCCTGTGGGGCGACACCGCGCTCTGGGACAACACCGCCGTCTGGGCCGACACCGTCCTGTGGGACGTGATCGGTTCGGAGCAAACGGCCGTCTGGGCCGACACGGTGCTGTGGGACCTCAAGCTGCTCGCCGAGGAAACGGCACTTTGGGGCGACACCGCCGTCTGGACCGACACCGCCCTCTGGGACAACACCGCCGTCTGGACGGATACCGCCCTCTGGGACAACACCGCCGTCTGGACCGACACCGCCCTCTGGGGCGACACCGCCGTCTGGACGGACACCGCCCTCTGGGGCGACACCGCCGTCTGGACGGAAACCGCCCTGTGGGGCGACACCGCCGTCTGGACCGACACGGTCCTCTGGGACTGA
- a CDS encoding EAL domain-containing protein yields the protein MTLGRTRTADRASAAPESLPALDELLDRVGSRIDPDRRAAILTVTVLQRSGSVDPAQSWSAYEDTIRHVADFLVAYRSQRMRRDDHVFEPSVNGNAFVILLEPPRSGRAIDASDVARVRMRLKRGLRAHLGRVLSRETSESFGCYVGGAFLHHDEAIRLERRVHRALQEAFADALRDKEREGRRHAVQLHRVLDQGLVRTVYQPVVDLARRRVLGYEALTRVGVGRFENVEMLFKAAEENDVLWALERLCRRKAIEGLPHLEPDQCLFLNVEPDAIHDPHLVGSDFLDRLRAAGLGPRQVVLELTEHAAVKDYAAFRRTLLHFREQGFRLAMDDVGAGYAGLHAIAEIGPDFIKADMMLVRDLHRSVIKRELIATMTRFAQNTGITMVAEGVEERDELATLMELGVRCAQGYLFARPTAPPQIPDWSTLP from the coding sequence ATGACCCTGGGACGGACACGCACGGCCGACAGGGCATCCGCCGCGCCCGAATCGCTTCCCGCCCTCGACGAACTGCTCGATCGGGTCGGGTCGCGCATCGACCCGGACCGCCGCGCCGCGATCCTGACGGTCACCGTTCTCCAGCGGTCGGGATCGGTCGACCCCGCACAGAGCTGGAGCGCGTACGAGGACACGATCCGCCACGTCGCGGATTTCCTCGTCGCGTACCGATCGCAGCGCATGCGTCGCGACGACCACGTCTTCGAGCCGTCGGTGAACGGGAACGCCTTCGTGATCCTCCTCGAACCTCCGCGATCCGGACGCGCGATCGACGCGTCCGACGTCGCCCGCGTGCGGATGCGCCTCAAGCGCGGCCTGCGCGCCCACCTGGGCCGCGTCCTGTCGCGGGAGACGTCCGAGTCGTTCGGCTGTTACGTCGGCGGCGCGTTCCTCCACCACGACGAGGCGATCCGCCTCGAGCGTCGCGTCCACCGCGCGCTCCAGGAAGCGTTTGCCGACGCCTTGCGCGACAAGGAGCGCGAAGGTCGCCGTCACGCGGTCCAGCTCCATCGCGTGCTCGACCAGGGACTCGTCCGCACGGTGTACCAGCCGGTGGTCGACCTCGCGCGCCGCCGCGTCCTGGGGTACGAGGCGCTCACGCGCGTGGGCGTCGGCCGCTTCGAGAACGTGGAGATGCTCTTCAAGGCGGCCGAGGAGAACGACGTGTTGTGGGCGCTCGAGCGACTGTGCCGTCGCAAGGCGATCGAGGGGCTCCCGCACCTCGAACCGGACCAGTGCCTCTTCCTCAACGTCGAGCCGGACGCGATCCACGATCCGCACCTGGTGGGATCGGATTTCCTCGACCGCCTACGTGCCGCCGGCCTCGGTCCGCGCCAGGTCGTGCTCGAGCTCACCGAGCACGCGGCGGTGAAAGACTACGCGGCGTTCCGGCGGACGCTGCTCCACTTCCGCGAGCAGGGATTCCGCCTCGCGATGGACGACGTCGGCGCGGGGTACGCCGGACTGCACGCGATCGCGGAGATCGGACCCGATTTCATCAAGGCGGACATGATGCTCGTCCGAGACCTGCATCGAAGCGTCATCAAGCGCGAGTTGATCGCGACGATGACGCGCTTCGCGCAGAACACCGGGATCACGATGGTCGCCGAGGGCGTGGAAGAGCGCGACGAGCTCGCGACGCTGATGGAGCTCGGCGTGCGTTGCGCGCAGGGTTATCTTTTCGCGCGACCCACGGCACCCCCCCAGATCCCCGACTGGTCCACCCTGCCGTGA
- a CDS encoding sensor domain-containing diguanylate cyclase has protein sequence MSLSLDSVLLIVLAAAAGTTGGFFLGRLGTNRLRQELDGARADISRAEAQGREQARQIHRMRNEQRWLSNLSRYLPNVVRELNRSDIDARQIPRLVISLVDAIFEPEQITMYQARAAGEDGDAKEMFLTDQRGLEGTSVPRRVRFGEGKIGWVAEAGVEMLAEDWMNLTRTEGRAIDENHPSLRLDMIGPIVQHEEGGDRVVGVLTLGNPGIRPRDEKLMLQMVTNLASIAMTNAENHRKLSVQAHTDGLTGLMNKRHFLKEKFGLMIHDAERSAERVAVLIFDIDHFKNYNDTNGHVEGDDVLRDVAALLRKNLRPGDVACRYGGEEFVVAMPRTDARDALLAAERIRRVIEEHPFAHREKQPLGSLSISGGVAVFPFDGTDGVELIRRADEALYRAKSAGRNRILLHRGTDFGDGDEVPSPSAGSRDTSAGPERGA, from the coding sequence ATGTCGCTCAGCCTGGACTCCGTGCTCCTGATCGTCCTCGCGGCCGCCGCAGGGACGACGGGAGGGTTCTTCCTCGGAAGGTTGGGCACCAACCGACTCCGTCAGGAGCTCGACGGCGCGAGGGCCGACATCTCGCGGGCCGAGGCGCAGGGGCGCGAGCAGGCCCGCCAGATCCACCGGATGCGCAACGAGCAGCGCTGGTTGTCGAACCTCTCCCGGTACCTCCCGAACGTCGTGCGCGAGCTCAACCGCTCCGATATCGACGCGCGTCAGATCCCCCGTCTCGTGATCAGCCTCGTCGACGCGATCTTCGAGCCCGAACAGATCACGATGTACCAGGCCAGGGCCGCAGGCGAGGACGGCGACGCCAAGGAGATGTTCCTCACCGACCAGCGCGGGCTCGAAGGCACGAGCGTGCCCCGACGCGTCCGGTTCGGCGAAGGGAAGATCGGCTGGGTCGCGGAGGCCGGGGTCGAAATGCTCGCCGAGGACTGGATGAACCTCACCCGCACGGAGGGCCGCGCGATCGACGAGAACCACCCGTCGCTCCGGCTCGACATGATCGGGCCGATCGTGCAGCACGAGGAGGGGGGAGATCGAGTCGTCGGCGTCCTCACCCTGGGGAACCCCGGAATCCGGCCGCGCGACGAGAAGCTGATGCTCCAGATGGTGACGAACCTCGCGTCGATCGCCATGACCAACGCCGAGAACCACCGGAAGCTCAGCGTGCAGGCCCACACCGACGGACTGACGGGCCTCATGAACAAGCGCCACTTCCTGAAGGAGAAGTTCGGCCTGATGATCCACGACGCGGAGCGTTCCGCGGAGCGCGTCGCGGTTCTCATTTTCGACATCGACCATTTCAAGAACTACAACGACACGAACGGCCACGTCGAAGGGGACGACGTGCTGCGGGATGTCGCCGCGCTCCTGCGCAAGAACCTCCGCCCGGGCGACGTGGCGTGCCGGTACGGCGGCGAGGAGTTCGTCGTCGCGATGCCCCGCACGGACGCCCGGGACGCCCTGCTGGCCGCGGAACGGATCCGGCGCGTCATCGAGGAGCACCCCTTCGCCCATCGCGAGAAGCAGCCGCTCGGGTCGCTGTCGATCAGCGGCGGCGTGGCCGTGTTCCCGTTCGACGGGACCGACGGCGTCGAGCTCATCCGCCGCGCGGACGAGGCGCTCTACCGCGCGAAGTCGGCCGGCCGGAACCGGATCCTCCTCCACCGGGGGACGGACTTCGGCGACGGCGACGAAGTGCCTTCGCCCAGCGCCGGCTCCCGGGACACCTCGGCCGGGCCGGAGCGCGGCGCATGA
- a CDS encoding radical SAM protein, with protein MLRVNEIFHSIQGESTWAGAPCVFVRLTGCNLRCRWCDSAFAFYEGTDRTVEEVVREVDRFGCGLVEVTGGEPLLQADVHELLGRLVDRGFRVLLETSGSLPIEGVPDGVARIVDVKCPASGEVDRNRWENLDRLRAGDELKFVIADRADYLWAREQVAQRSLTRRCPVLFSAVHDVLDPASLAAWILEDRLDVRIQIQVHKVLWPGILRGV; from the coding sequence ATGCTCCGCGTCAACGAGATCTTCCATTCCATCCAGGGGGAGTCCACCTGGGCGGGCGCGCCGTGCGTCTTCGTGCGCCTCACCGGCTGCAACCTGCGATGCAGGTGGTGCGACTCGGCATTCGCGTTTTACGAAGGAACCGATCGGACGGTGGAAGAGGTCGTCCGCGAGGTGGACCGATTCGGGTGCGGCCTGGTCGAAGTGACCGGAGGGGAGCCGCTCCTCCAGGCCGACGTCCACGAGCTGCTCGGGCGGCTCGTCGACCGCGGATTCCGGGTGCTCCTCGAGACTTCGGGAAGCCTGCCGATCGAAGGCGTTCCCGACGGCGTCGCCCGGATCGTCGACGTGAAATGCCCCGCGTCCGGCGAGGTCGATCGGAACCGCTGGGAGAACCTCGATCGGCTCCGGGCGGGCGACGAGCTGAAGTTCGTGATCGCGGACCGGGCGGACTACCTATGGGCGAGAGAGCAGGTGGCGCAGCGTTCGTTGACGCGTCGTTGTCCGGTCCTGTTCTCCGCCGTCCACGACGTTCTGGATCCGGCGAGTCTCGCGGCGTGGATCCTCGAGGATCGGCTGGACGTTCGCATCCAGATCCAGGTTCACAAGGTCCTCTGGCCCGGGATCCTGCGAGGGGTCTGA
- the queC gene encoding 7-cyano-7-deazaguanine synthase QueC, which yields MHEAIVLLSGGLDSATTLAIARAEGFRVHALTVAYGQRHSIEVERARELAAALGAASHRVIRLDLRFLRGSALTDPQVPVPKDRDGETIGRGIPSTYVPARNTVFLSLALAWAETIGAGDIYLGVNSLDYSGYPDCRPEYLAAFESMARLATRAGVEGNRLTIHAPLLHATKAEIVRRAVQLGVDLGRTISCYDPGARGRPCGACDACVLRARGFADAGLEDPALLEGGD from the coding sequence ATGCACGAGGCGATCGTCCTGCTCTCCGGCGGACTCGATTCCGCCACGACGCTGGCCATCGCGCGGGCGGAGGGCTTCCGGGTGCACGCGCTGACGGTCGCTTACGGCCAGCGGCATTCGATCGAGGTCGAACGGGCGAGGGAGCTCGCTGCCGCGCTCGGGGCGGCGTCCCATCGGGTGATCCGCCTCGACCTGCGTTTCCTGCGCGGTTCCGCCCTGACCGATCCGCAGGTGCCGGTCCCCAAGGACCGGGACGGGGAGACGATCGGCAGGGGCATCCCCTCGACCTACGTGCCCGCACGCAACACGGTCTTCCTCTCGCTGGCCCTCGCGTGGGCCGAGACGATCGGGGCGGGCGACATCTACCTCGGTGTCAACTCCCTCGACTACAGCGGCTATCCGGACTGCCGGCCGGAATACCTCGCGGCGTTCGAGTCGATGGCCCGGCTCGCGACGAGGGCGGGGGTGGAAGGGAACCGCCTGACGATCCACGCGCCGCTCCTTCACGCCACCAAGGCAGAGATCGTCCGTCGGGCCGTGCAACTCGGAGTGGACCTCGGCCGGACGATCTCCTGTTACGATCCGGGGGCCCGCGGCCGACCGTGCGGCGCGTGCGACGCGTGCGTGCTGCGGGCCCGGGGATTCGCCGACGCGGGGCTCGAAGACCCCGCCTTGCTCGAAGGAGGGGACTAG
- a CDS encoding HU family DNA-binding protein has product MNKAELTDKLAIKTGLSPKDARIVMDALFDPDPKIGLIAEALIGGDKVAISGFGTFEARARKPRSGRNPHTGETLEIPATRAPAFKAGKPLKETLKG; this is encoded by the coding sequence TTGAACAAGGCGGAACTGACCGACAAGCTGGCGATCAAGACGGGGCTGTCCCCGAAGGACGCCCGAATCGTCATGGATGCGCTCTTCGACCCGGATCCCAAGATCGGCCTGATCGCCGAAGCCTTGATCGGCGGCGACAAGGTGGCGATCAGCGGATTCGGCACCTTCGAGGCGCGGGCCCGCAAGCCGCGGTCGGGGCGCAACCCGCACACGGGGGAGACGCTCGAAATCCCCGCGACGCGGGCGCCGGCGTTCAAGGCCGGTAAGCCCCTGAAAGAGACCCTCAAGGGCTGA
- a CDS encoding PBP1A family penicillin-binding protein, translated as MVGTIVGVVLYVEISRTFEGRVWTLPSRIYGERLVLLPGSAMSPATLEDRLERMGYAKVDGEPARPGQYRRRTSTLEVHLRAFDTGGKPLPARRARLRYAGRAIASIDDGRGRGLGRLEVEPELLSVVFGPRQEERRIVRLKDVPPGLIEAVLAAEDERFFSHAGFDPVGIARAAFANLRSGRIVQGGSTITQQTVKNLYLGQERTVWRKLRELAMAVILDLRYPKERILETYLNEVYLGQRGSVAICGIETASQFYFGRGLKDLSTAEGALLAGLIRSPGSNNPFAHPEQAIERRNQVLDALHDAGKLDEAAWKKAKAEPLRLGSGGAGFARAPYAVELVRGQLAEAYSAQELAEEGLEIFTTLDTDLQHAAERALREGLERLERDLPSVRSQVRRRRLQGAVVVLDPSNGAVLALVGGRDYRESQFNRALQAERQPGSCFKPFVYLAGLERAQRGETGLTAATVLDDSPFEMVSGGKTWSPMNYDGEFRGPVSARQALEQSLNVPTVRAAQAIGLEAVVDVARRCGIARRLEPLPSLALGAQEVTPIELARAYATLANGGVRPSLTAVREVDAPGGRRLDRVAPKAERAATPEATWVLTNMLEGVLARGTAASSSALGFTGAGAGKTGTTDDTRDAWFVGYTPDVLALVWVGYDDNSKTGMTGAVGALPIWVDVLDAASHRRSSRAFPPPPGVFPVEVDPETGDLAVAGCPTRGQEWFIQGTEPPPCTQHEGGLFRWFRKLFRKDSV; from the coding sequence GTGGTCGGCACGATCGTCGGCGTCGTCCTTTACGTCGAGATCTCGCGGACCTTCGAGGGTCGGGTCTGGACCCTCCCGTCGAGGATCTACGGCGAGCGCCTGGTCCTCCTCCCCGGCAGCGCGATGTCGCCGGCGACGCTCGAAGACCGGCTCGAGCGGATGGGGTACGCGAAGGTGGACGGGGAGCCGGCACGGCCCGGCCAGTATCGCCGGCGGACGTCCACGCTCGAGGTGCACCTCCGGGCGTTCGACACGGGAGGCAAGCCGCTCCCGGCGCGGCGTGCCCGGCTCCGATACGCCGGGCGCGCGATCGCTTCGATCGACGACGGGAGGGGTCGCGGGCTCGGCCGGCTCGAGGTGGAGCCGGAGCTGCTCTCGGTCGTCTTCGGCCCCAGGCAGGAGGAGCGCAGGATCGTCCGCCTGAAGGACGTCCCCCCGGGATTGATCGAAGCGGTGTTGGCCGCCGAAGACGAGCGGTTCTTCTCCCACGCCGGCTTCGACCCCGTCGGCATCGCCCGGGCCGCGTTCGCGAACCTCCGCAGCGGCCGGATCGTGCAGGGCGGCTCGACGATCACCCAGCAGACGGTCAAGAACCTCTACCTCGGACAGGAGCGCACCGTCTGGCGCAAGCTGCGCGAGCTCGCGATGGCGGTGATCCTCGATCTGCGTTACCCGAAGGAGCGGATCCTCGAGACCTATCTCAACGAGGTGTACCTCGGGCAGCGCGGCTCCGTCGCGATCTGCGGCATCGAGACGGCGTCGCAGTTCTATTTCGGCCGAGGGCTCAAGGATCTCTCCACCGCCGAGGGAGCCCTGCTTGCGGGGCTCATCCGGAGTCCGGGATCGAACAATCCGTTCGCCCATCCCGAGCAGGCGATCGAACGCCGGAACCAGGTCCTCGACGCGCTCCACGACGCGGGGAAACTCGACGAGGCCGCGTGGAAGAAGGCGAAGGCGGAGCCGCTCCGCCTCGGCAGCGGCGGCGCCGGATTCGCCCGGGCTCCGTACGCGGTGGAGCTCGTTCGCGGCCAGCTCGCGGAGGCGTATTCCGCGCAGGAGCTCGCCGAGGAAGGCCTCGAGATCTTCACGACGCTCGACACCGATCTCCAGCACGCGGCCGAGCGCGCCCTGCGCGAAGGGCTCGAGCGGCTCGAGCGCGACCTGCCCTCCGTCCGATCGCAGGTGCGACGCCGGCGACTCCAGGGTGCCGTCGTCGTGCTCGATCCGAGCAACGGCGCGGTGCTCGCCCTCGTCGGAGGCCGCGACTATCGCGAGAGCCAGTTCAACCGCGCGCTGCAGGCGGAGCGCCAGCCCGGATCGTGCTTCAAGCCGTTCGTGTACCTCGCGGGCCTCGAACGGGCCCAGCGCGGCGAGACCGGACTGACCGCCGCGACGGTTCTCGACGATTCGCCGTTCGAGATGGTCTCGGGGGGAAAGACCTGGTCGCCGATGAACTACGACGGCGAGTTCCGCGGACCCGTGTCCGCGAGGCAGGCGCTCGAGCAGTCGCTCAACGTCCCCACCGTCCGCGCCGCGCAGGCGATCGGACTCGAGGCGGTCGTCGACGTCGCGAGGCGTTGCGGCATCGCGCGGCGCCTGGAGCCGTTGCCGTCGCTCGCGCTCGGCGCGCAGGAGGTCACGCCGATCGAGCTCGCGCGCGCCTACGCGACGCTGGCCAACGGCGGCGTGCGGCCGTCCCTCACGGCGGTGCGGGAGGTGGACGCGCCGGGAGGGCGACGCCTCGATCGCGTCGCGCCGAAGGCGGAGCGCGCCGCGACGCCGGAGGCGACGTGGGTGCTCACGAACATGCTCGAGGGGGTGCTGGCCAGGGGAACGGCGGCCTCGTCTTCGGCCTTGGGCTTCACCGGAGCCGGTGCCGGGAAGACCGGCACCACGGACGACACCCGGGACGCCTGGTTCGTCGGCTACACCCCCGACGTGCTCGCGCTCGTGTGGGTCGGCTACGACGACAACTCCAAGACCGGAATGACCGGGGCCGTCGGCGCGTTGCCGATCTGGGTCGACGTCCTCGACGCGGCCTCCCATCGGCGTTCCTCGCGCGCGTTTCCGCCTCCCCCCGGCGTGTTCCCGGTGGAGGTCGATCCGGAGACCGGGGACCTGGCCGTGGCCGGGTGCCCGACCCGGGGGCAGGAGTGGTTCATCCAGGGGACGGAGCCCCCGCCCTGCACGCAGCACGAAGGGGGGTTGTTCCGCTGGTTCCGGAAGCTGTTCCGCAAGGACTCGGTGTGA
- a CDS encoding prepilin-type N-terminal cleavage/methylation domain-containing protein produces the protein MIPQTSRSSQRGLTFVELLTAAAILAILAGLAMPTLRWEEKRRKEVQLKMALESMRGAIDQYKKFFDEGRIQQQDVDQWGYPLSLEELVEGVELTGEEALTKKSMKFLRRIPVDPFTGEATWGMRSYQDDWDSDSWGGENVYDVYSLSDRKALDGTYYKDW, from the coding sequence GTGATCCCCCAGACCAGCCGCAGCAGCCAGCGAGGGCTGACGTTCGTCGAGCTGCTCACCGCAGCGGCGATCCTCGCCATCCTCGCCGGACTTGCCATGCCCACCCTCCGCTGGGAGGAGAAACGCCGCAAGGAGGTCCAGCTCAAGATGGCGCTCGAGTCCATGCGCGGGGCGATCGACCAGTACAAGAAGTTCTTCGACGAGGGGCGGATCCAGCAACAGGACGTCGATCAGTGGGGGTACCCGCTGTCGCTGGAGGAACTGGTCGAGGGAGTCGAGCTTACGGGAGAGGAAGCGCTGACCAAGAAGTCGATGAAGTTCCTCCGCCGCATCCCCGTCGATCCGTTCACCGGCGAGGCGACCTGGGGGATGCGCTCCTATCAGGACGACTGGGACTCGGACTCCTGGGGAGGGGAGAACGTCTACGACGTCTACAGCCTGTCGGATCGAAAGGCGCTCGACGGGACGTACTACAAGGACTGGTAG